One genomic window of Centroberyx gerrardi isolate f3 chromosome 15, fCenGer3.hap1.cur.20231027, whole genome shotgun sequence includes the following:
- the wapla gene encoding wings apart-like protein homolog, whose product MTSRFGKTYNRKGGEANSKFEEVFSNKKPTLTTKWGETTYKAQLGAKRPLLKPEVPELPKRPRLEDSDSDEDPFGFDSDDESKTVTSHSASQSKADEGDVTKTASVQCSGTTTVVASAQGAAGSTVKFTSKQTSEDKAVKNSQSWYRSTSDSNQPKSAAVSSFSKTIPSDDRNSVGTQRSVSSFPSIDASLHGKDSTDAPGGSRDSQSSYSHDGLPSEGMKSAEQEPPAEPVDNIPPSPFTLRASNCKIYRRPGRFNKTSSESAENDNSSSKPPETVCAEVKPNSVFAASASNTAANANTAAKPAAKPAAKPAAGRGRGRVRDYTVLHPSCLSVCNVTIQDSMDRSMDELVTPAAPTDLGEAGQMKKKSDVPPPKPTRFRPTQTKTKKETKLEFFGFEDKEDHGGEEGSEGAMAGSSSYKIKYFGFDDLSESDSDEESSQAKEKKKAKKAAAALAALSSGVDSPHTSDSQDSQASSNTDAFDFSDDSSPGATEGQKGRSGKSSDKSKDFGTGAKKIFSGPKKSPAKAVYNARHWNQPEPEEMPPPPLSRSQTAPASLSSGSKDSNSHKDDGLFKAPPPPPKVIKSETIPTRPNQDIVTALKCRKEHKELYTVVQHVKHFNDVVEFGENQEFTDDFEYLETGLKSSQPLNTRCLSIISLATRCAMPSFRMHLRARGKVAQVFKMLSDAPQHPNLALCTAALMYILSRDRLNMDLDRACLELMIRLLELEQDHSAQPDQLTAKEVAKVKEKIRKLCETVHNKHLDLENITTGHLAMETLLSLTSKRAGDWFKEELRLLGGLDHIVDKVKECVQNLSQEDDKENLVASLWGAERCLRVLESVTVQNPENQGYLIAYKDSQLIVSSASGLRYCEDMIQRYSRALNNSSLSSTGAALPHCSFSNVGKAVEDCMRAIIGVLLNLTHDNEWGSTKTGEQEQLIVTALNCVLRVPRYIPQEQRFDVRVLGLGLLINLVEYSARNRHYLVDMEYNVTDSCLEDSLLQPADPTQPGTEGESAPPCPAETQGDGADKPKSSGALAALVKFFLERERAAILAEAKTDDLISEAPKPALDQSGEWQETSGEIQWVASENNNDSQNEKNEKKEEEDEELDLNKALQHAGKHMEDSIVASYTALLLGCLCQGSQINVTTVRENLPKGDFSIMTEMLKKFLNFMNLTCAMGTTGQKSISRVIDYLEHC is encoded by the exons ATGACATCCAGATTCGGTAAAACATACAACCGCAAGGGAGGAGAAGCTAATTCTAAATTTGAAGAGGTGTTTTCCAATAAAAAGCCCACTCTGACCACCAAATGGGGCGAGACCACCTACAAGGCTCAATTGGGAGCCAAAAGGCCTCTCTTAAAACCTGAAGTTCCTGAGCTCCCCAAGAGGCCCAGGCTTGAGGACAGTGATAGTGATGAAGACCCATTTGGgtttgacagtgatgatgaGTCCAAGACTGTAACCTCTCATAGTGCGTCCCAGTCTAAAGCAGATGAGGGGGATGTGACGAAGACAGCCTCAGTCCAGTGCAGTGGGACCACCACCGTTGTGGCCTCTGCACAGGGCGCTGCAGGCTCAACAGTCAAATTCACAA GCAAGCAAACATCTGAAGACAAAGCTGTAAAGAATAGTCAGTCCTGGTACAGAAGCACATCAGATAGCAACCAGCCGAAATCTGCAGCCGTGTCCTCCTTTTCAAAGACAATCCCCTCTGATGATAGGAACTCCGTAGGGACCCAGCGGTCCGTATCCTCTTTCCCCAGTATAGACGCCTCCCTTCATGGTAAAGATTCTACTGATGCACCAGGAGGTAGCAGAGACTCCCAGTCCTCTTACTCCCATGATGGACTCCCCTCTGAAGGGATGAAAAGTGCAGAGCAGGAGCCTCCAGCAGAACCAGTGGATAACATTCCCCCTTCTCCATTCACCCTCAGGGCCTCCAACTGTAAGATATACCGGCGGCCCGGTCGGTTTAACAAAACCTCCTCTGAATCTGCAGAAAACGACAATAGCAGCAGCAAGCCCCCTGAAACAGTGTGTGCCGAAGTGAAACCCAACAGTGTCTTTGCCGCGAGTGCAAGTAATACTGCTGCCAATGCTAACACAGCAGCCAAGCCGGCAGCCAAGCCGGCAGCCAAGCCGGCGGCGGGCAGGGGCAGGGGGAGAGTACGGGACTACACAGTGCTGCACCCCTCTTGTCTGTCAGTGTGCAACGTCACCATCCAGGACTCCATGGATCGCAGCATGGACGAGCTGGTTACCCCAGCTGCCCCTACCGACCTGGGAGAGGCAGGCCAGATGAAGAAGAAGTCAGACGTTCCGCCACCCAAACCCACTCG GTTCAGACCCACCCAGACAAAGACCAAGAAGGAGACCAAGCTGGAGTTCTTTGGCTTTGAAGACAAAGAGGACCACGGGGGCGAGGAGGGGTCAGAGGGCGCCATGGCGGGCAGCAGCAGCTACAAGATCAAGTACTTTGGCTTTGACGACCTGAGCGAGAGTGACAGTGATGAGGAGAGCTCCCAGgccaaagagaagaagaaggccaAGAAGGCGGCAGCAGCCTTAGCCGCTCTGAGCTCCGGTGTGGACAGCCCTCATACCAGTGACTCGCAGGACAGCCAGGCCAGCAGCAATACAG ATGCTTTTGACTTCTCTGATGACTCCAGCCCAGGGGCCACTGAGGGACAGAAGGGACGCTCAGGGAAGTCAAGCGACAAATCCAAGGACTTTGGCACCGGAGCCAAAAAGATCTTCAGTGGACCCAAAAAG tcCCCTGCTAAAGCTGTGTATAACGCTCGCCACTGGAACCAACCCGAGCCAGAAGAGATGCCTCCGCCTCCTCTGTCTCGATCTCAAACTGCTCCG gcCAGTTTATCAAGCGGCAGTAAGGACAGCAACTCCCACAAAGACGATGGCCTGTTCAAAGCCCCCCCACCGCCGCCCAAAGTAATTAAGTCAGAGACCATCCCCACGCGACCCAACCAGGATATCGTCACGGCACTCAAATGCAGGAAGGAGCACAAGGAG CTATACACGGTGGTGCAGCATGTGAAGCACTTCAATGACGTGGTGGAGTTTGGAGAGAACCAAGAGTTCACAGATGACTTTGAATACCTGGAAACAGGGCTGAAGAGCAGCCAGCCACTCAACACAAGATGCCTTAG TATAATCAGCCTGGCCACACGGTGTGCCATGCCCAGTTTCAGGATGCACCTGCGGGCCAGAGGGAAGGTGGCACAGGTCTTCAAGATGCTCAGTGATGCTCCACAGCACCCG AACCTCGCTCTGTGCACGGCTGCCCTGATGTACATTCTGAGCCGGGATCGCCTTAACATGGACCTGGACAGGGCCTGCCTGGAGCTAATGATCCggctgctggagctggagcaggaccACTCGGCCCAACCGGACCAGCTCACCGCTAAGGAGGTGGCAAAGGTCAAGGAGAAGATTAGGAAGCTGTGTGAGACGGTGCACAACAAGCACCTTGACCTGGAAAACATCACG ACGGGCCACCTGGCTATGGAGACGCTGCTCTCTCTGACCTCCAAGAGAGCCGGGGACTGGTTCAAAGAAGAACTACGGCTGCTGGGAGGCCTGGACCATATTGTAGACAAAG tgaaagagtgtgtgcaGAACCTGAGCCAAGAGGATGACAAGGAGAACCTGGTGGCCTCCTTATGGGGGGCTGAGAGATGTCTGAGAGTGCTTGAGAGT GTGACAGTACAGAACCCAGAGAACCAGGGTTACCTGATCGCCTACAAAGACTCACAACTCATTGTCTCCTCTGCTAG TGGCTTGCGGTACTGTGAGGATATGATCCAGCGATACAGCAGGGCGTTGAACAACAGCTCCCTGTCATCGACAGGCGCGGCGCTGCCCCACTGCAGCTTCAGTAATGTGGGCAAGGCTGTGGAGGACTGCATGAGGGCTATTATAGGAGTGCTGCTCAACCTTACCCATGACAACG aGTGGGGAAGCACCAAGACAGgagagcaggaacagctgaTAGTAACAGCTCTGAACTGTGTCCTTCGGGTGCCACGCTACATCCCCCAGGAGCAGCGCTTTGACGTGCGAGTACTG GGCCTGGGCCTACTAATTAACCTTGTGGAGTACAGTGCCAGGAACCGCCACTATCTGGTGGACATGGAGTACAATGTCACCGACAGCTGCCTGGAAGACAGCCTGCTCCAACCTGCTGACCCAACACAACCGGGGACAGAGGGGGAGTCGGCGCCGCCATGCCCAGCCGAGACCCAGGGAGACGGGGCTGATAAGCCCAAGTCCTCTGGTGCCCTGGCTGCCCTGGTGAAG TTCTtcctggagagagagcgggctGCCATCCTGGCTGAGGCCAAGACTGACGACCTCATCAGCGAGGCGCCCAAGCCGGCGCTGGACCAGAGCGGAGAGTGGCAGGAGACGTCGGGAGAGATCCAGTGGGTGGCATCCGAAAACAACAACGACAGCCAGAACGAGAAGAacgagaagaaagaggaggaggatgaggagttGGACCTAAATAAAG CTCTGCAGCACGCAGGCAAGCATATGGAGGACAGCATTGTAGCTTCCTACACCGctctgctgctgggctgcctCTGCCAGGGCAGCCAG ATCAATGTGACTACTGTGAGGGAGAACCTGCCTAAAGGGGATTTCTCCATCATGACAGAAATGCTGAAGAAGTTCTTGAACTTCATGAACCTCACT tGTGCAATGGGCACCACAGGACAGAAGTCCATCTCGCGGGTCATCGACTACCTGGAGCACTGTtaa